The Alosa alosa isolate M-15738 ecotype Scorff River chromosome 3, AALO_Geno_1.1, whole genome shotgun sequence nucleotide sequence CAGATTTACTTTCAGCCTTGAAGATGGATGCAGATAAACCTGGCCACGAGAGGACCGCTCCCGCTGGCGTGGACTTCACCGAACTTGAGAGACAGCTGGAGAATGTTCAAGCAGCTTCTTCAAATGGCCAGAGTCATGTGAAAGAAACACCAAAGGTCTCCACCCAGCTACCTGACAGTCTGTCTGAACAGAAGAGTGTGACAAAACAGCTCTCGGCCGAAATGTCTGAACCAGCCTCTTTGAAGTCTTCAACACATAAAGAGAAGACAGACGACGAGGAGTTGCGGGCCTTTGGCGGGAAGCAcataggggccacagtgagtgtCCAATCTTCAGAGATGTCTTTGAAAAAGAGTCCTGAAGTAAAGGTAAAGGAGGAGAAGCCCAGCGAACCCGTGAAAGACAAGTCTGGCATGTCTGCTTACTTTGAAACCACAGCCTTGAAGGAGGATGAAGCTCGAGTGCTGGGAGAGGGCTACTATGAGCTGAGCACTGCAGAGGATGAGAAAAAGAGCCCAGCAGCTCCGTCAGCACCTGAGATCAGCTATACCAATCTTGCGCAAGACAAATCCGTGGAGGACAGCAAAAAGAGCTCCTCAGAGGAGCAAGCAACCCTTCCACCCCTTGATAGAAGGGATGATTGCCGTCTGTCACCTGGAAAGTTGGCTTTGGACCAAAGAAGCTACTCTCTTAACATCCCTATTGGAGGAATGGACCAAGGACGTCCCAGGAACTTCTCACCATTGGCTACAGATATACTGTCATTTACCAGTGGAAGCCTTGATGAGTCAGCTGACTACCTTCCAGTCACAACCCCGTCTGTGGAGAATCTCCCGGCCTTCCCCCCTGTAGGTGTGGAGGTGTCGGCCTCTCCCACCACGCCTCCCTCACCatcccaggctactggctctaGTGCGAAGACAAGCCCTCAGACAGGGTCCCCAGAGTCGCCCTTCGCTGCTAAGTACCAGTACAAGAATGGCACAGTAATGGCTCCTGACCTTCCAGAAATGCTGGACCTGGCAGGCACCCGCTCAAGGCTGATGTCTGAGAACACTGACCCAGATATCATGAGAAGGAAGTCCGTACCTGCGGATGTGTCAGCCCATGTAAGCGAGTCCTTCGCCCATTTGATTCTGGGTGACCAAGGTCAGAAGGCAGCCAGAAGTGAAAGTCAATTAGAGGAACTGGGATACTGTGTCTTCAGTGAGTATTCTGGGCCTATGCCCTCTCCAGCTGATGTCCACAGCCCTATGGACTCACCACCACAGATTTTCACCACAATGCCATCTGAAGAGAAGGAAGCCgagaaggagaaggaagagaaggaagagaaggaatGCTCTTCTGCACAGAGTGCACCAGACAAAACGGATGGGACACGTGACTCGGCTCTGCCTTCCATAGATGAAGCTGTAAAGATGGGCAAATCAGTTGTCTCAGCTGAAAAAGACAGCTTAGATACAAAGGACAGTAAAGGGATGGATGAGGATGCCAAGACTGCTGAGGTGAAGGACCAGGCTGCTCCCCAAGAGGACAAAACACAGCCAGGCAAGCCAGTTGAAACTCTTGTGACACCAAAGGTGATGGTCACCCTGGACGAGCCAAAGCCTAATGAAGAGGGGAATATTTTAGAGACAGACGCTGAATTTGCTGTCTACGAGAGACAAATTCGCAAGCTGGAGATGGAGGACAGACCACTGAGTGTGGAAGAGGAGCGCGAGCTGCAGGAGTTGAGGGAGAAGGTGAAGAACAAACCAGACCTGGTGCACCAGGAAGCTTATGAGGAGGTTGATGCTGAAGATGTCTACCAGCTAACTGGAGTAGCAAAAGACAGAATCGCCAGACCCATCAGGCCATCTCCAGGATCCTCCGTTGAGAGCACCACTGAAGAAGAGAAGGGGAGTGCTGGACCAGAGAAACACAAGCAGCCTGAAGGTGGTGAGGCTCCTGTGGCAGAGGCCAAGAAGGTGTCTGCACCAGAGCCAGCGGAGGTCacaaaagaggaaaaaacacTCACCCCAGAACCAAAACAGGAAGTTCCAAAAGCCACAGAAAAGACAGTCTCTGAGGTCAAAGCTCAATCTGTTGTTCCAGCACCTGCAGAATCTGCTCTGGACTCAACTAAATTGGCAGTAGTGGCAGAGAAAAAGCAGGAGGAAGTTGAGCTGGGAGAGGAGGTTGAAGTGGCAGAAGAGCCTCAGGAGTTTATGCAGGAGGCCAAGCCAGAGAAGCCGGTAGAAGTAGAAAATACATCTCCAGAGCTGCCTGAGAAGGTTGAGCAAGGCAAAGACAAACAGGAAGAAGATGGAGAGTCACTCGAAGGGGCTGGGGCACTGGCAGAAAAAGCTGTGGAACCTCGAGCTGCCATTGAGTCTATAGTGACCGTCGAGGATGATTTCATCACGGTGGTCCAGACCATCGATGAGGGTGAGGAGCCAGTGCACAGTGTCCGCTTCTCGGCCCCTCCCCAGGAGGAACCCCCCCAGGCTGCACAGAGGCTTCAGGAGGccgaagaggaagatgaggagggagATTCATTGGAGATGGCGCAGGAAGTGGAGATGGAGGCGCCCAGCCTGGAGGAGGTACCAGATGTTCCAGAGGCAGCTGAGACCCCGGTGCTTCCCGCAAAGGAACCAGAGGTGGTGACAGAGTCCGAGGTGCCAACCGAGAGCTATGATGACTACAAAGATGAGACAACCATGGATGACTCCATCTTAGACAGCTCCTGGGTGGACACCCAAGGTGTGAATGCCATTTACTCTTATTCATTTTGAAACTGTTGGAGGGAAATGATCATATTAGTTATTTCTAATTAAGCTAAAATAGGTTTTTTCAACAGCATGTATTAAAAAATTGAATAATATAGTATTTTTAGGATTTGCATAATAAGTGCATCATGTACTGATCACATGATGGAATCCTAAACAAACACTGTAAAATGTATAATTTCATGGGTCAGAAATGTTGTTTTTCAGGACCTTAACCGTGGCATGGTTGaaactgtagatagatagatactttattgatccccaggggaaattcaagatgtatTCCATACACTGTAGCTACTCTTTTCCCACTCAGCAGATGATGACAAAAGCATGGCCACAGAGAGAATCGAGCCTCCTCCCAAAATGCGAAGCCCACTCAAGAAACCAGCAGTGGAGAAGCCGGCTAAGCAAAAGACCAAGCAGGGCGGCCGGGTAAAGGGGCGCGTCTCCACTCCGGAGCGCAAACCTGTGCGCAAAGAGCCGCTGCCCATCCCAAGGGAAGACACCAGGAAGAAAAAAGGTTTTTGCCACACACATGGCTGCCTGCTGCttctgtctgtgctgtgtgctgttttCTTTCTGGCTGGGTCCTGCTATTTCTACAGCCTGAATGTGTGTTCAACAAAGTAGAGTTTGTTTTTGTCAAATGTCTTCAGTTTCCTTGATTTCTTTCCACAAATATGGACCCAATGCCAACACTGTACTATCCAGTGTCAACGTTTAACTTGTTGTATAACATGCAGTCTCACACATAGTGAAAGATTACATCATTACTGTACATTTGAAACGACATGAAGAAACACAGTTTCCTTAAATTACAGCTGACAATTGGTAATAAACACGTACAAAACACACATTGTAACTGTCACTCCAAATACCTTTTGTTCTACTGAGACCACATGTTTTATTACAAGTTTTAAATCAACACTGGAAATTATGGAAAAGAGGCACTCACcagatacagtatgtacatagaTATTTACTGTACATAGTGAAGGTTGCATGTTCTGTTGTGGTTGTAATTGGTGTTGTGTCAATGTGAAATGCTGTACATGTTTGATGGCACTATTGGTGAACCAGCCTAGATCAGTTATTATAAGAAGCTGACTCATTATCTTTCAGTATTTTGGTCTGTATTTTGGTCTGTCAAAGTGCTAAATTCGTACTAGGATTTTTTGTCACTTTGTTGTGGTGGGTGCCTCTGTTATCCTCTGTTATGCTTGTAATCCTgctgtccctctcctctcctctcctctcctctcctctcctctcctctcccttgaCTCTGTATCTCCCTTTTTTAGCTATCATTAAGAAGGCTGAGTTCCCCCAAAAATCTGAAATTCAGACACGCTCTCCCTCCCGCAAGAGTGCTTTAAAACCCGCTGTCAGACACCCTAGACCTGCCCAACACTACGCCTGTGTTAAACGGAGACCCACAGGTGAAAATGGGCATGTAGACAGCTTGCAATGTGGCTGGCAAACATGGACATACCATCTGCAATCCATTAGgatgatgcatttttttttttgtttgttttctatgTTTTCTATATTTTCAATACTTTACAACTGCGCACATGTTTAGGTTGGGTCATGATTTTATTTGAGCTACAGTACAGTGTATATTTTATTTCATCAGTGGccaatgtgtttttatttgtttgaggATTTTTTACAATCTTGTGTTTTCACCTGCATTTATTTATggcgcacacattcacacagttgTGTCCTTATTTCCACAACACTTGTTTTTGTTTCCTTTTGCCTGTATTCACTAGTTGATTTGGTGGCCTTGGCTTTTTTTCATGCCCATTCTTCTTTCTAACGACTTTCTCATTCTATTCCGCTTTTACATCAACAACATTGCTCTTCTATTTCTGCCACTACTTTTGGCTCTTGTGTTTGGCTTCTTACACTGTTTTCCTCTGATGTTTACCTTAAGAGCAACAGATTGACTTCTGTCACTACAGCATCTAATGCAACACAACACGTCCCCATAGCTAAGTCATTGCAGTGGTTGCCTGGTAACTGGT carries:
- the map2 gene encoding microtubule-associated protein 2 isoform X1, coding for MADGRQPDDSAPQWASPGGAQGPPASAAHGENGFSPSYRACQPGGPKENGFNGDLSSGHAVTAEQVSARIVQEVTAEAVAVLKGEQELHPGSAVRIPSVEDSANLPPSPPPSPAAEHFGPLEPDVGDEEEAGPLRRFQNSRERCKFLAPSISVSVPEDDPYHSDEEYYEHPLFSPEWTRSGSRPSGQAAAFRQIEEEETVEALTTAEKEEEEMEDLEELELGMEEEEEEDTAAAAATAAAFEEPEEQWSGEEPEQGPQAELLEQAEVIGEAQAEPSLQAVTEAEAVSAAPEESNGRSDESGWEERPEEDLLSALKMDADKPGHERTAPAGVDFTELERQLENVQAASSNGQSHVKETPKVSTQLPDSLSEQKSVTKQLSAEMSEPASLKSSTHKEKTDDEELRAFGGKHIGATVSVQSSEMSLKKSPEVKVKEEKPSEPVKDKSGMSAYFETTALKEDEARVLGEGYYELSTAEDEKKSPAAPSAPEISYTNLAQDKSVEDSKKSSSEEQATLPPLDRRDDCRLSPGKLALDQRSYSLNIPIGGMDQGRPRNFSPLATDILSFTSGSLDESADYLPVTTPSVENLPAFPPVGVEVSASPTTPPSPSQATGSSAKTSPQTGSPESPFAAKYQYKNGTVMAPDLPEMLDLAGTRSRLMSENTDPDIMRRKSVPADVSAHVSESFAHLILGDQGQKAARSESQLEELGYCVFSEYSGPMPSPADVHSPMDSPPQIFTTMPSEEKEAEKEKEEKEEKECSSAQSAPDKTDGTRDSALPSIDEAVKMGKSVVSAEKDSLDTKDSKGMDEDAKTAEVKDQAAPQEDKTQPGKPVETLVTPKVMVTLDEPKPNEEGNILETDAEFAVYERQIRKLEMEDRPLSVEEERELQELREKVKNKPDLVHQEAYEEVDAEDVYQLTGVAKDRIARPIRPSPGSSVESTTEEEKGSAGPEKHKQPEGGEAPVAEAKKVSAPEPAEVTKEEKTLTPEPKQEVPKATEKTVSEVKAQSVVPAPAESALDSTKLAVVAEKKQEEVELGEEVEVAEEPQEFMQEAKPEKPVEVENTSPELPEKVEQGKDKQEEDGESLEGAGALAEKAVEPRAAIESIVTVEDDFITVVQTIDEGEEPVHSVRFSAPPQEEPPQAAQRLQEAEEEDEEGDSLEMAQEVEMEAPSLEEVPDVPEAAETPVLPAKEPEVVTESEVPTESYDDYKDETTMDDSILDSSWVDTQADDDKSMATERIEPPPKMRSPLKKPAVEKPAKQKTKQGGRVKGRVSTPERKPVRKEPLPIPREDTRKKKAIIKKAEFPQKSEIQTRSPSRKSALKPAVRHPRPAQHYACVKRRPTVSADGRQPISVARHSRDRTSPPTHPSISQIPTPASLTKIPKSRVAALLPPRPNSACSNTIKNLQMEADGFGPRPWSAGARDSPVQNRLMGKDGGSRSPEKRSSLPRPASILSRRHHPAEHEESSTSITSSGSTAPRRPTSFRTEFRSEYRTGRAHSVAGRTESSRSESARSRSARSGTSTPRTPGSTAITPGTPPSYSCRTPGTPGTPRTPKSLSLLSGEKKVAILRTPPKSPATTPKQLRVINQPLPDLRNIRSKIGSIDNIKYQPKGGQIQILNKKLDFSHVQSKCGSKDNLKHSPRGGNVFIPSVKLDFSHVRSKCGSLDKVQHAAGGGNVQIQSKKLDLSHVTSKCGSLDNIRHRPGGGNVRIENVKLDFKDKAHAKVGSLDNAQHVPGGGHVMIESHRLTFRDSAKARTDHGAEIVTQSPDGTSPHRHSHMSSSGSINLMESPQLATLADDVTAALAKQGL
- the map2 gene encoding microtubule-associated protein 2 isoform X11, which codes for MADGRQPDDSAPQWASPGGAQGPPASAAHGENGFSPSYRACQPGGPKENGFNGDLSSGHAVTAEQVSARIVQEVTAEAVAVLKGEQELHPGSAVRIPSVEDSANLPPSPPPSPAAEHFGPLEPDVGDEEEAGPLRRFQNSRERCKFLAPSISVSVPEDDPYHSDEEYYEHPLFSPEWTRSGSRPSGQAAAFRQIEEEETVEALTTAEKEEEEMEDLEELELGMEEEEEEDTAAAAATAAAFEEPEEQWSGEEPEQGPQAELLEQAEVIGEAQAEPSLQAVTEAEAVSAAPEESNGRSDESGWEERPEEDLLSALKMDADKPGHERTAPAGVDFTELERQLENVQAASSNGQSHVKETPKVSTQLPDSLSEQKSVTKQLSAEMSEPASLKSSTHKEKTDDEELRAFGGKHIGATVSVQSSEMSLKKSPEVKVKEEKPSEPVKDKSGMSAYFETTALKEDEARVLGEGYYELSTAEDEKKSPAAPSAPEISYTNLAQDKSVEDSKKSSSEEQATLPPLDRRDDCRLSPGKLALDQRSYSLNIPIGGMDQGRPRNFSPLATDILSFTSGSLDESADYLPVTTPSVENLPAFPPVGVEVSASPTTPPSPSQATGSSAKTSPQTGSPESPFAAKYQYKNGTVMAPDLPEMLDLAGTRSRLMSENTDPDIMRRKSVPADVSAHVSESFAHLILGDQGQKAARSESQLEELGYCVFSEYSGPMPSPADVHSPMDSPPQIFTTMPSEEKEAEKEKEEKEEKECSSAQSAPDKTDGTRDSALPSIDEAVKMGKSVVSAEKDSLDTKDSKGMDEDAKTAEVKDQAAPQEDKTQPGKPVETLVTPKVMVTLDEPKPNEEGNILETDAEFAVYERQIRKLEMEDRPLSVEEERELQELREKVKNKPDLVHQEAYEEVDAEDVYQLTGVAKDRIARPIRPSPGSSVESTTEEEKGSAGPEKHKQPEGGEAPVAEAKKVSAPEPAEVTKEEKTLTPEPKQEVPKATEKTVSEVKAQSVVPAPAESALDSTKLAVVAEKKQEEVELGEEVEVAEEPQEFMQEAKPEKPVEVENTSPELPEKVEQGKDKQEEDGESLEGAGALAEKAVEPRAAIESIVTVEDDFITVVQTIDEGEEPVHSVRFSAPPQEEPPQAAQRLQEAEEEDEEGDSLEMAQEVEMEAPSLEEVPDVPEAAETPVLPAKEPEVVTESEVPTESYDDYKDETTMDDSILDSSWVDTQADDDKSMATERIEPPPKMRSPLKKPAVEKPAKQKTKQGGRVKGRVSTPERKPVRKEPLPIPREDTRKKKAIIKKAEFPQKSEIQTRSPSRKSALKPAVRHPRPAQHYACVKRRPTVSADGRQPISVARHSRDRTSDGGSRSPEKRSSLPRPASILSRRHHPAEHEESSTSITSSGSTAPRRPTSFRTEFRSEYRTGRAHSVAGRTESSRSESARSRSARSGTSTPRTPGSTAITPGTPPSYSCRTPGTPGTPRTPKSLSLLSGEKKVAILRTPPKSPATTPKQLRVINQPLPDLRNIRSKIGSIDNIKYQPKGGQIQILNKKLDFSHVQSKCGSKDNLKHSPRGGNVFIPSVKLDFSHVRSKCGSLDKVQHAAGGGNVQIQSKKLDLSHVTSKCGSLDNIRHRPGGGNVRIENVKLDFKDKAHAKVGSLDNAQHVPGGGHVMIESHRLTFRDSAKARTDHGAEIVTQSPDGTSPHRHSHMSSSGSINLMESPQLATLADDVTAALAKQGL
- the map2 gene encoding microtubule-associated protein 2 isoform X9; protein product: MADGRQPDDSAPQWASPGGAQGPPASAAHGENGFSPSYRACQPGGPKENGFNGDLSSGHAVTAEQVSARIVQEVTAEAVAVLKGEQELHPGSAVRIPSVEDSANLPPSPPPSPAAEHFGPLEPDVGDEEEAGPLRRFQNSRERCKFLAPSISVSVPEDDPYHSDEEYYEHPLFSPEWTRSGSRPSGQAAAFRQIEEEETVEALTTAEKEEEEMEDLEELELGMEEEEEEDTAAAAATAAAFEEPEEQWSGEEPEQGPQAELLEQAEVIGEAQAEPSLQAVTEAEAVSAAPEESNGRSDESGWEERPEEDLLSALKMDADKPGHERTAPAGVDFTELERQLENVQAASSNGQSHVKETPKVSTQLPDSLSEQKSVTKQLSAEMSEPASLKSSTHKEKTDDEELRAFGGKHIGATVSVQSSEMSLKKSPEVKVKEEKPSEPVKDKSGMSAYFETTALKEDEARVLGEGYYELSTAEDEKKSPAAPSAPEISYTNLAQDKSVEDSKKSSSEEQATLPPLDRRDDCRLSPGKLALDQRSYSLNIPIGGMDQGRPRNFSPLATDILSFTSGSLDESADYLPVTTPSVENLPAFPPVGVEVSASPTTPPSPSQATGSSAKTSPQTGSPESPFAAKYQYKNGTVMAPDLPEMLDLAGTRSRLMSENTDPDIMRRKSVPADVSAHVSESFAHLILGDQGQKAARSESQLEELGYCVFSEYSGPMPSPADVHSPMDSPPQIFTTMPSEEKEAEKEKEEKEEKECSSAQSAPDKTDGTRDSALPSIDEAVKMGKSVVSAEKDSLDTKDSKGMDEDAKTAEVKDQAAPQEDKTQPGKPVETLVTPKVMVTLDEPKPNEEGNILETDAEFAVYERQIRKLEMEDRPLSVEEERELQELREKVKNKPDLVHQEAYEEVDAEDVYQLTGVAKDRIARPIRPSPGSSVESTTEEEKGSAGPEKHKQPEGGEAPVAEAKKVSAPEPAEVTKEEKTLTPEPKQEVPKATEKTVSEVKAQSVVPAPAESALDSTKLAVVAEKKQEEVELGEEVEVAEEPQEFMQEAKPEKPVEVENTSPELPEKVEQGKDKQEEDGESLEGAGALAEKAVEPRAAIESIVTVEDDFITVVQTIDEGEEPVHSVRFSAPPQEEPPQAAQRLQEAEEEDEEGDSLEMAQEVEMEAPSLEEVPDVPEAAETPVLPAKEPEVVTESEVPTESYDDYKDETTMDDSILDSSWVDTQADDDKSMATERIEPPPKMRSPLKKPAVEKPAKQKTKQGGRVKGRVSTPERKPVRKEPLPIPREDTRKKKAIIKKAEFPQKSEIQTRSPSRKSALKPAVRHPRPAQHYACVKRRPTVSADGRQPISVARHSRDRTSPPTHPSISQIPTPASLTKIPKSRVAALLPPRPNSACSNTIKNLQMEADGFGPRPWSAGARDSPVQNRLMGKDGGSRSPEKRSSLPRPASILSRRHHPAEHEESSTSITSSGSTAPRRPTSFRTEFRSEYRTGRAHSVAGRTESSRSESARSRSARSGTSTPRTPGSTAITPGTPPSYSCRTPGTPGTPRTPKSLSLLSGEKKVAILRTPPKSPATTPKQLRVINQPLPDLRNIRSKIGSIDNIKYQPKGGQVQIQSKKLDLSHVTSKCGSLDNIRHRPGGGNVRIENVKLDFKDKAHAKVGSLDNAQHVPGGGHVMIESHRLTFRDSAKARTDHGAEIVTQSPDGTSPHRHSHMSSSGSINLMESPQLATLADDVTAALAKQGL
- the map2 gene encoding microtubule-associated protein 2 isoform X15, with product MADGRQPDDSAPQWASPGGAQGPPASAAHGENGFSPSYRACQPGGPKENGFNGDLSSGHAVTAEQVSARIVQEVTAEAVAVLKGEQELHPGSAVRIPSVEDSANLPPSPPPSPAAEHFGPLEPDVGDEEEAGPLRRFQNSRERCKFLAPSISVSVPEDDPYHSDEEYYEHPLFSPEWTRSGSRPSGQAAAFRQIEDLLSALKMDADKPGHERTAPAGVDFTELERQLENVQAASSNGQSHVKETPKVSTQLPDSLSEQKSVTKQLSAEMSEPASLKSSTHKEKTDDEELRAFGGKHIGATVSVQSSEMSLKKSPEVKVKEEKPSEPVKDKSGMSAYFETTALKEDEARVLGEGYYELSTAEDEKKSPAAPSAPEISYTNLAQDKSVEDSKKSSSEEQATLPPLDRRDDCRLSPGKLALDQRSYSLNIPIGGMDQGRPRNFSPLATDILSFTSGSLDESADYLPVTTPSVENLPAFPPVGVEVSASPTTPPSPSQATGSSAKTSPQTGSPESPFAAKYQYKNGTVMAPDLPEMLDLAGTRSRLMSENTDPDIMRRKSVPADVSAHVSESFAHLILGDQGQKAARSESQLEELGYCVFSEYSGPMPSPADVHSPMDSPPQIFTTMPSEEKEAEKEKEEKEEKECSSAQSAPDKTDGTRDSALPSIDEAVKMGKSVVSAEKDSLDTKDSKGMDEDAKTAEVKDQAAPQEDKTQPGKPVETLVTPKVMVTLDEPKPNEEGNILETDAEFAVYERQIRKLEMEDRPLSVEEERELQELREKVKNKPDLVHQEAYEEVDAEDVYQLTGVAKDRIARPIRPSPGSSVESTTEEEKGSAGPEKHKQPEGGEAPVAEAKKVSAPEPAEVTKEEKTLTPEPKQEVPKATEKTVSEVKAQSVVPAPAESALDSTKLAVVAEKKQEEVELGEEVEVAEEPQEFMQEAKPEKPVEVENTSPELPEKVEQGKDKQEEDGESLEGAGALAEKAVEPRAAIESIVTVEDDFITVVQTIDEGEEPVHSVRFSAPPQEEPPQAAQRLQEAEEEDEEGDSLEMAQEVEMEAPSLEEVPDVPEAAETPVLPAKEPEVVTESEVPTESYDDYKDETTMDDSILDSSWVDTQADDDKSMATERIEPPPKMRSPLKKPAVEKPAKQKTKQGGRVKGRVSTPERKPVRKEPLPIPREDTRKKKAIIKKAEFPQKSEIQTRSPSRKSALKPAVRHPRPAQHYACVKRRPTVSADGRQPISVARHSRDRTSPPTHPSISQIPTPASLTKIPKSRVAALLPPRPNSACSNTIKNLQMEADGFGPRPWSAGARDSPVQNRLMGKDGGSRSPEKRSSLPRPASILSRRHHPAEHEESSTSITSSGSTAPRRPTSFRTEFRSEYRTGRAHSVAGRTESSRSESARSRSARSGTSTPRTPGSTAITPGTPPSYSCRTPGTPGTPRTPKSLSLLSGEKKVAILRTPPKSPATTPKQLRVINQPLPDLRNIRSKIGSIDNIKYQPKGGQIQILNKKLDFSHVQSKCGSKDNLKHSPRGGNVFIPSVKLDFSHVRSKCGSLDKVQHAAGGGNVQIQSKKLDLSHVTSKCGSLDNIRHRPGGGNVRIENVKLDFKDKAHAKVGSLDNAQHVPGGGHVMIESHRLTFRDSAKARTDHGAEIVTQSPDGTSPHRHSHMSSSGSINLMESPQLATLADDVTAALAKQGL
- the map2 gene encoding microtubule-associated protein 2 isoform X12 gives rise to the protein MADGRQPDDSAPQWASPGGAQGPPASAAHGENGFSPSYRACQPGGPKENGFNGDLSSGHAVTAEQVSARIVQEVTAEAVAVLKGEQELHPGSAVRIPSVEDSANLPPSPPPSPAAEHFGPLEPEEETVEALTTAEKEEEEMEDLEELELGMEEEEEEDTAAAAATAAAFEEPEEQWSGEEPEQGPQAELLEQAEVIGEAQAEPSLQAVTEAEAVSAAPEESNGRSDESGWEERPEEDLLSALKMDADKPGHERTAPAGVDFTELERQLENVQAASSNGQSHVKETPKVSTQLPDSLSEQKSVTKQLSAEMSEPASLKSSTHKEKTDDEELRAFGGKHIGATVSVQSSEMSLKKSPEVKVKEEKPSEPVKDKSGMSAYFETTALKEDEARVLGEGYYELSTAEDEKKSPAAPSAPEISYTNLAQDKSVEDSKKSSSEEQATLPPLDRRDDCRLSPGKLALDQRSYSLNIPIGGMDQGRPRNFSPLATDILSFTSGSLDESADYLPVTTPSVENLPAFPPVGVEVSASPTTPPSPSQATGSSAKTSPQTGSPESPFAAKYQYKNGTVMAPDLPEMLDLAGTRSRLMSENTDPDIMRRKSVPADVSAHVSESFAHLILGDQGQKAARSESQLEELGYCVFSEYSGPMPSPADVHSPMDSPPQIFTTMPSEEKEAEKEKEEKEEKECSSAQSAPDKTDGTRDSALPSIDEAVKMGKSVVSAEKDSLDTKDSKGMDEDAKTAEVKDQAAPQEDKTQPGKPVETLVTPKVMVTLDEPKPNEEGNILETDAEFAVYERQIRKLEMEDRPLSVEEERELQELREKVKNKPDLVHQEAYEEVDAEDVYQLTGVAKDRIARPIRPSPGSSVESTTEEEKGSAGPEKHKQPEGGEAPVAEAKKVSAPEPAEVTKEEKTLTPEPKQEVPKATEKTVSEVKAQSVVPAPAESALDSTKLAVVAEKKQEEVELGEEVEVAEEPQEFMQEAKPEKPVEVENTSPELPEKVEQGKDKQEEDGESLEGAGALAEKAVEPRAAIESIVTVEDDFITVVQTIDEGEEPVHSVRFSAPPQEEPPQAAQRLQEAEEEDEEGDSLEMAQEVEMEAPSLEEVPDVPEAAETPVLPAKEPEVVTESEVPTESYDDYKDETTMDDSILDSSWVDTQADDDKSMATERIEPPPKMRSPLKKPAVEKPAKQKTKQGGRVKGRVSTPERKPVRKEPLPIPREDTRKKKAIIKKAEFPQKSEIQTRSPSRKSALKPAVRHPRPAQHYACVKRRPTVSADGRQPISVARHSRDRTSPPTHPSISQIPTPASLTKIPKSRVAALLPPRPNSACSNTIKNLQMEADGFGPRPWSAGARDSPVQNRLMGKDGGSRSPEKRSSLPRPASILSRRHHPAEHEESSTSITSSGSTAPRRPTSFRTEFRSEYRTGRAHSVAGRTESSRSESARSRSARSGTSTPRTPGSTAITPGTPPSYSCRTPGTPGTPRTPKSLSLLSGEKKVAILRTPPKSPATTPKQLRVINQPLPDLRNIRSKIGSIDNIKYQPKGGQIQILNKKLDFSHVQSKCGSKDNLKHSPRGGNVFIPSVKLDFSHVRSKCGSLDKVQHAAGGGNVQIQSKKLDLSHVTSKCGSLDNIRHRPGGGNVRIENVKLDFKDKAHAKVGSLDNAQHVPGGGHVMIESHRLTFRDSAKARTDHGAEIVTQSPDGTSPHRHSHMSSSGSINLMESPQLATLADDVTAALAKQGL